A region from the Pseudomonas sp. Teo4 genome encodes:
- the argB gene encoding acetylglutamate kinase, with protein MTLDRDAASHVAEVLSEALPYIRRFVGKTLVIKYGGNAMESEELKTGFARDIVLMKAVGINPVVVHGGGPQIGDLLKRLSIESHFIDGMRVTDAATMDVVEMVLGGQVNKDIVNLINRHGGSAIGLTGKDAELIRAKKLTVTRQTPEMTTPEIIDIGHVGEVVGVNTELLNMLVKGDFIPVIAPIGVGANGESYNINADLVAGKVAEALKAEKLMLLTNIAGLMDKQGQVLTGLTTEQVNELIADGTIYGGMLPKIKCALEAVQGGVNSSHIIDGRVPNAVLLEIFTDSGVGTLITNRKRH; from the coding sequence ATGACCCTCGATCGCGATGCCGCTTCCCATGTAGCCGAGGTTTTGTCCGAAGCACTGCCTTACATCCGCCGCTTCGTCGGCAAGACCCTGGTGATCAAGTACGGCGGCAACGCGATGGAGAGCGAGGAGCTCAAGACCGGCTTCGCCCGTGACATCGTGCTGATGAAGGCCGTTGGCATCAACCCGGTGGTGGTTCACGGTGGTGGCCCGCAAATCGGCGACCTGCTCAAGCGCCTGTCGATCGAAAGCCACTTCATCGACGGCATGCGTGTCACCGATGCCGCCACCATGGACGTGGTGGAGATGGTGCTGGGTGGCCAGGTCAACAAGGACATCGTCAACCTGATCAACCGCCATGGCGGCAGCGCCATCGGCCTGACCGGCAAGGACGCGGAGCTGATCCGCGCCAAGAAACTCACCGTCACCCGTCAGACCCCGGAAATGACCACGCCGGAAATCATCGACATCGGCCACGTCGGCGAAGTCGTGGGCGTGAACACCGAGCTGCTGAACATGCTGGTCAAAGGCGACTTCATTCCGGTGATCGCGCCAATCGGCGTGGGCGCCAACGGTGAGTCGTACAACATCAACGCCGACCTGGTGGCTGGCAAGGTGGCCGAGGCGCTGAAAGCCGAGAAGCTGATGCTGCTGACCAACATCGCCGGCCTGATGGACAAGCAAGGCCAGGTCCTGACCGGCCTGACCACCGAGCAGGTCAACGAGCTGATCGCCGACGGCACCATCTACGGCGGCATGCTGCCGAAGATCAAATGCGCACTGGAAGCGGTCCAGGGCGGCGTGAACAGCTCGCACATCATCGACGGTCGCGTGCCGAACGCGGTACTGCTGGAGATCTTCACCGACAGCGGCGTGGGCACCCTGATCACCAACCGCAAGCGTCACTGA
- the dut gene encoding dUTP diphosphatase encodes MHALQAKILDPRLGSEFPLPQYATPGSAGLDLRALLKEDTVLEPGQTLLIPTGLSIYIGDPGLAAMILPRSGLGHKHGIVLGNLVGLIDSDYQGELMVSCWNRGNTPFTIAVGERIAQLVLVPVVQAHFDIVEAFDETQRGAGGFGHSGSH; translated from the coding sequence ATGCACGCTCTTCAAGCCAAGATTCTCGACCCACGTCTGGGCAGCGAATTCCCGCTGCCGCAATACGCCACCCCTGGCTCCGCCGGCCTTGACCTGCGCGCCCTGCTCAAGGAAGACACTGTCCTTGAGCCCGGCCAGACCCTGCTGATTCCAACCGGCCTGTCGATCTACATCGGCGACCCCGGCCTGGCCGCCATGATTCTGCCGCGCTCGGGCCTGGGCCATAAGCACGGCATCGTGCTCGGCAACCTGGTGGGGCTGATCGACTCGGACTACCAGGGCGAGCTGATGGTGTCGTGCTGGAACCGTGGCAATACCCCATTCACCATCGCCGTCGGCGAGCGCATTGCGCAGCTGGTGCTGGTACCGGTGGTACAGGCCCACTTCGATATCGTCGAGGCCTTCGACGAGACTCAGCGCGGCGCAGGCGGCTTCGGCCATTCCGGTAGCCACTGA
- the coaBC gene encoding bifunctional phosphopantothenoylcysteine decarboxylase/phosphopantothenate--cysteine ligase CoaBC — translation MQRLYRKRIVLGVGGGIAAYKSAELIRRLLEHGAQVRVVMTRGGAEFITPLTLQALSGHPVHMDLLDPAAEAAMGHIELAKWADLVLIAPATADLMARVAQGMADDLLTTLVLATDATVAVAPAMNQAMWRDPATQANLDLLKSRGIQVFGPASGSQACGDVGLGRMLEPTDLAWCAAESFKREALTGKHVLITAGPTQENIDPVRYITNHSSGKMGFALAEAAAEAGARVTLVTGPVHLPTPDRVTRIDVVSARDMLAACEAAMPCDLFIASAAVADYRPEVVATQKLKKDPTTGDGMLLQMVRNPDILATIAGRDDRPFSVGFAAETEHLLDYATRKLKDKNLDLIVANDVANPSIGFNSEENALTVIDRQQHQTLFAQTSKGKIARQLVAFIAERLNQVQ, via the coding sequence ATGCAGCGGCTGTATCGCAAGCGCATCGTTCTCGGCGTGGGTGGCGGCATTGCCGCCTACAAGAGTGCCGAGCTGATTCGCCGACTCCTGGAGCACGGCGCGCAGGTGCGCGTCGTCATGACCCGTGGTGGTGCCGAGTTCATCACCCCGTTGACCCTGCAGGCGCTCTCCGGACACCCGGTGCACATGGATCTGCTCGACCCTGCCGCCGAAGCGGCCATGGGCCATATCGAACTGGCCAAATGGGCCGACCTGGTGCTCATCGCCCCCGCCACCGCCGACCTCATGGCGCGCGTGGCCCAAGGCATGGCCGACGACCTGCTGACCACCCTGGTGCTGGCCACCGACGCCACCGTGGCCGTGGCCCCCGCCATGAACCAGGCCATGTGGCGCGACCCGGCCACCCAGGCCAACCTCGACCTGCTCAAGAGCCGTGGCATCCAAGTGTTTGGCCCAGCCTCAGGCAGCCAGGCATGTGGCGACGTCGGCCTTGGCCGCATGCTGGAACCTACCGACCTAGCCTGGTGCGCCGCCGAAAGCTTCAAACGCGAGGCACTGACCGGCAAACACGTGCTGATCACCGCCGGCCCGACCCAGGAAAACATCGACCCGGTGCGCTACATCACCAATCATAGCTCCGGGAAGATGGGCTTTGCCCTGGCCGAAGCGGCCGCAGAAGCCGGGGCTCGGGTGACCCTCGTCACCGGTCCCGTGCACCTGCCGACACCTGACCGGGTCACCCGTATCGACGTGGTGAGCGCGCGGGACATGCTCGCAGCCTGTGAGGCGGCCATGCCGTGCGACCTGTTCATCGCTTCTGCGGCGGTCGCGGACTACCGCCCGGAGGTCGTCGCCACGCAAAAACTCAAGAAAGATCCTACGACTGGCGACGGCATGCTGCTGCAGATGGTGCGCAATCCGGATATCCTCGCCACCATCGCTGGCCGTGACGACCGCCCGTTCAGCGTCGGCTTCGCCGCCGAGACCGAACACTTGCTCGATTACGCCACGCGCAAGCTCAAGGACAAGAACCTCGACCTGATCGTCGCCAATGATGTGGCCAACCCCAGCATCGGCTTCAACAGCGAGGAGAACGCCCTGACCGTGATCGACCGCCAGCAACACCAGACCCTCTTCGCGCAAACCAGCAAAGGCAAGATTGCCCGCCAGCTGGTCGCCTTCATCGCCGAACGGCTCAACCAGGTTCAATAA
- the radC gene encoding RadC family protein produces MNIREWPVEERPREKLLLRGAAVLSDAELVAVLLGSGVAGRNVLDLARGLLVRFGGLRQFLEADREAVLREPGLGPVKYAQLQALLEIGRRYLDEHIERTPVLESPAAVRRYLKAMLRHEASEVFGCLFLDTKHRPLAFEILFRGTIDRAGIYPREVVRRALLHNAAALILCHNHPSGSCEPSQDDVHMTLSLKRGLALIDVRVLDHIIIGDGEPLSMVEHGWIVA; encoded by the coding sequence ATGAACATCAGGGAGTGGCCGGTGGAAGAACGGCCGAGGGAGAAGTTGTTGTTGCGTGGGGCGGCGGTGTTATCCGACGCCGAGCTGGTGGCCGTTCTGCTGGGCTCGGGAGTTGCCGGGCGCAACGTTCTGGACCTGGCGCGAGGGCTGTTGGTGCGGTTTGGTGGCCTTCGGCAGTTTCTTGAGGCTGATCGCGAAGCCGTCCTGCGTGAGCCTGGCCTGGGGCCGGTGAAGTACGCCCAGTTGCAGGCGCTGCTGGAGATCGGCCGACGTTACCTCGATGAGCATATCGAGCGTACACCGGTGCTGGAGAGTCCGGCGGCGGTGCGACGTTATCTCAAGGCCATGCTGCGCCACGAGGCCAGTGAAGTGTTCGGTTGCCTGTTTCTGGATACCAAACATCGGCCGTTGGCATTCGAGATCCTGTTCAGGGGGACGATCGACCGGGCCGGTATCTACCCGCGGGAGGTGGTGCGGCGGGCACTGCTGCATAACGCGGCAGCATTGATCCTGTGCCACAACCATCCGTCAGGTAGCTGCGAGCCGAGCCAGGATGATGTGCACATGACGCTTTCGCTGAAGCGAGGGCTGGCGCTGATCGATGTGCGGGTGCTGGATCACATAATCATTGGCGATGGAGAGCCGCTGTCGATGGTCGAGCATGGGTGGATCGTGGCCTAG
- a CDS encoding ABC transporter substrate-binding protein → MRAAALSLLITSLLATGLAQAAPLSVCSEASPEGFDVVQYNSLTTTNASADVLMNRLVEFDAAQGKVVPSLAQSWTVSADGLVYDFKLHEGVKFHTTPYFKPTRELNADDVLFSFQRMLYPAHAWHKTAPGGYPHAQSLQLDSLIKSIEAPEPNSVRFTLTHADATFLPTLSMGFASIYSAEYADKLLKAGTPDKLNSQPIGTGPFVFQRFQKDAVVRYRANPDYFDGKPAVDPLIYAITPDANVRLQKLKRGECQVALSPKPLDIAEAGKDGNLKVATTPAFMTAFVAINSEHPPLDKPEVRQAINLAFDRQAYLKAVFEDTATAANGPYPPNTWSYAKDLPGYAMDPTKAKSLLAKAGLPEGFSTTIWTRPSGSLLNPNPSLGAQMLQADLAKVGIKAEIKVIEWGELIRRAKAGEHDLLFMGWAGDNGDPDNFLSPQFSCAAVKSGTNFARFCDSRLDQLISAGRTTNDQSVRSRLYQQAQTLIQQQALWVPLAHPTAATLLRQGVEGYQVSPFGRLDFSKVSVTR, encoded by the coding sequence ATGCGTGCCGCCGCCCTTTCCTTATTGATCACCTCCCTGCTTGCTACCGGCCTCGCCCAGGCGGCCCCGCTGAGCGTTTGCAGCGAAGCCAGCCCCGAGGGCTTCGATGTGGTCCAGTACAACTCGCTGACCACCACCAATGCCTCGGCCGATGTGCTGATGAACCGCCTTGTGGAGTTCGATGCTGCCCAGGGCAAGGTGGTACCGAGCCTGGCACAGAGCTGGACGGTGTCGGCCGATGGCCTGGTCTACGACTTCAAGCTGCACGAAGGCGTCAAGTTTCACACCACGCCTTACTTCAAACCCACCCGCGAGCTGAATGCCGACGACGTGCTGTTCAGCTTCCAGCGCATGCTTTACCCCGCCCATGCCTGGCACAAGACAGCCCCAGGCGGTTACCCGCATGCCCAGTCGCTGCAACTGGATAGCCTGATCAAGTCGATCGAAGCGCCGGAGCCGAACAGCGTGCGCTTCACCCTGACCCACGCGGACGCCACGTTCCTGCCCACCCTTAGCATGGGCTTCGCCTCGATCTACTCAGCCGAATACGCCGACAAGCTGCTCAAGGCCGGCACCCCGGACAAACTCAACAGCCAACCGATCGGTACTGGCCCGTTCGTTTTCCAGCGTTTCCAGAAAGACGCCGTGGTGCGCTACCGCGCCAACCCCGACTATTTCGACGGCAAACCTGCGGTCGACCCACTGATCTACGCCATCACCCCTGACGCCAACGTGCGCCTGCAGAAGCTCAAGCGCGGGGAATGCCAGGTGGCCCTGTCGCCCAAGCCGCTGGACATCGCCGAAGCAGGCAAGGACGGCAACCTCAAGGTGGCCACCACACCCGCCTTCATGACCGCCTTCGTCGCCATCAACAGCGAGCACCCGCCGCTGGACAAGCCTGAGGTCCGTCAGGCCATCAACCTGGCGTTCGACAGGCAGGCCTACCTCAAGGCCGTGTTCGAAGACACCGCCACCGCCGCCAACGGCCCCTACCCGCCCAACACCTGGAGCTACGCCAAGGACCTGCCTGGCTACGCGATGGACCCGACCAAGGCCAAGTCCCTGCTTGCCAAGGCCGGCTTGCCAGAGGGGTTCAGCACCACGATCTGGACCCGTCCGTCGGGAAGCCTGCTCAACCCCAACCCCAGCCTCGGCGCACAGATGCTCCAGGCGGACCTCGCCAAAGTTGGCATCAAGGCCGAGATAAAGGTCATCGAATGGGGCGAGCTGATCCGCCGCGCCAAAGCCGGCGAGCACGACCTGCTGTTCATGGGCTGGGCCGGCGACAACGGCGACCCGGACAACTTCCTCAGCCCGCAGTTTTCCTGTGCTGCGGTAAAGTCGGGGACCAACTTCGCACGGTTCTGCGACAGCCGACTGGACCAGCTGATCAGCGCCGGGCGCACCACCAATGACCAGAGCGTGCGCAGCCGGCTGTACCAGCAGGCGCAGACGCTCATCCAGCAGCAGGCGCTGTGGGTGCCGCTGGCGCATCCGACGGCCGCGACCTTGCTGCGCCAAGGGGTCGAGGGGTACCAGGTGAGCCCGTTTGGGCGGCTGGATTTCAGCAAGGTCTCGGTGACCCGCTGA
- the rpmB gene encoding 50S ribosomal protein L28, which yields MSRVCQVTGKGPVTGNNISHANNKTRRRFLPNLQHHRFWVESENRFVRLRVSAKGMRIIDKRGIDAVLVDIRKAGAKV from the coding sequence ATGTCGAGAGTCTGTCAAGTTACTGGTAAGGGTCCAGTAACCGGGAACAACATTTCCCACGCAAACAACAAAACCCGTCGTCGTTTCCTGCCGAACCTGCAGCACCACCGTTTCTGGGTTGAATCCGAGAACCGTTTCGTGCGTCTGCGCGTTTCCGCCAAAGGCATGCGTATCATCGACAAGCGCGGCATCGACGCCGTTCTGGTTGATATCCGTAAAGCTGGCGCCAAGGTCTAA
- the rpmG gene encoding 50S ribosomal protein L33 yields MRELIRLVSSAGTGHFYTTDKNKRTTPDKIEIKKYDPVVRKHVVYKEAKIK; encoded by the coding sequence ATGCGTGAATTGATCCGTCTGGTTTCGAGTGCCGGTACCGGCCACTTCTACACCACCGACAAGAACAAGCGCACCACTCCGGACAAAATCGAGATCAAGAAATACGATCCGGTTGTTCGCAAGCACGTGGTGTACAAGGAAGCCAAGATCAAGTAA
- a CDS encoding I78 family peptidase inhibitor, producing MNNEQALQALAHLIGTPYEPSVKNTIAEITGRTRIVGPKEISTKEYDPDRIHINTDANGLIQGFSFN from the coding sequence ATGAACAACGAACAAGCCCTGCAAGCCCTGGCTCACCTGATCGGTACGCCATACGAACCTTCGGTAAAAAACACCATCGCTGAGATTACCGGCCGCACTCGCATCGTCGGCCCCAAGGAAATCAGCACCAAGGAATACGACCCTGATCGGATCCACATCAACACTGATGCCAACGGCCTGATCCAAGGCTTCAGCTTCAACTGA
- a CDS encoding cupin domain-containing protein codes for MSIASIIDFAQVLTEAERYRPAAEKIIKGEPDQAVYNHYSSPCGQFAAGVWEGEIGQWTVNYTEHEYCEIVQGVSVLRDQEGNAKTLRTGDRFVIPAGFKGTWEVLEPCRKIYVMFEQK; via the coding sequence ATGAGCATCGCCAGCATCATCGACTTCGCCCAGGTTCTGACCGAGGCTGAACGCTACCGTCCGGCAGCGGAAAAAATCATCAAGGGCGAGCCGGACCAAGCGGTCTACAACCACTATTCCAGCCCCTGCGGGCAGTTCGCTGCAGGTGTGTGGGAAGGCGAAATCGGCCAGTGGACGGTGAACTACACCGAGCACGAGTACTGTGAAATCGTTCAGGGCGTTTCGGTGCTGCGCGATCAGGAAGGCAATGCCAAGACCCTGCGTACCGGTGATCGGTTTGTCATCCCGGCTGGCTTCAAAGGCACCTGGGAGGTGCTGGAGCCTTGCCGCAAGATCTATGTGATGTTCGAGCAAAAATAA